The following coding sequences lie in one Apium graveolens cultivar Ventura chromosome 1, ASM990537v1, whole genome shotgun sequence genomic window:
- the LOC141717914 gene encoding uncharacterized protein LOC141717914: MELSARRYLVDKTRQTAGPPSGAPLTLTFPLSAKAASLYNSETHPVVLQKGTTNEARQIYVTVGREGELATEWAGKTYRVEYEFIPSICCACGRKSDSFDPPDDKLNSALLLSRRTYPPMDSWNFSPLFGYAGTKSPLTTNQQTSSGWVLPGRSEQQGTPRRRFSSWAAVSRSRGHSAPCPRIWVICSHTMLLQSNLAGKRSQLATENKTASERTSVRFFSTKHGSLRITVGRWLPKETPIRSAPLLGGIYLIPITRRGSL; the protein is encoded by the exons ATGGAACTTTCAGCGagaagatatctggttgataAGACAAGACAGACTGCCGGGCCTCCTTCTGGGGCCCC GCTAACGCTTACCTTCCCGCTCTCAGCCAAAGCTGCCTCCCTTTACAATAGCGAGACTCATCCAGTTGTTCTCCAAAAGGGGACAACAAACGAAGCCAGACAAATCTACGTTACGGTTGGAAGAGAAGGGGAACTGGCCACGGAATGGGCGGGGAAAACCTATCGTGTGGAATATGAATTCATCCCCTCGATTTGCTGCGCATGCGGTCGAAAGTCTGATAGCTTCG ATCCACCAGACGATAAACTAAATTCCGCACTGCTGCTGAGTCGTCGGACTTATCCACCAATGGATTCGTGGAATTTCT CGCCCCTTTTTGGGTATGCAGGTACTAAGAGTCCTCTCACTACCAACCAGCAGACATCATCTGGCTGGGTCTTGCCG GGGAGATCGGAGCAACAGGGAACGCCTAGACGACGTTTTTCTTCCTGGGCTGCAGTAAGTAGATCGAGAGGTCATTCCGCCCCTTGTCCCCGAATATGGGTAATATGTTCTCATACAATGTTGCTCCAATCTAACCTAGCTGGCAAGCGATCCCAGCTCGCGACAGAGAACAAGACAGCAAGCGAGCGTACCTCTGTTCGCTTCTTCTCCACCAAGCACGGAAGTTTAAGGATAACTGTAGGTCGGTGGCTACCTAAGGAAACTCCGATTCGATCCGCCCCCTTGCTGGGAGGCATTTACCTCATCCCGATCACAAGGAGAGGTTCACTATGA
- the LOC141661301 gene encoding thaumatin-like protein 1 yields MDLFKLILALLLLCTGTYGATFTFVNKCEYTVWPGILASAGTPPLETTGFELPEQTSRSFQAPTGWSGRFWGRTGCKFNGTGPGSCSTADCGSGQVECNGAGASPPATLAEFTLGSGSQGSQDFYDVSLVDGYNVAMIVEASGGSGMCAATGCVTDINQYCPAELRVSNGDACKSACEAFGKPEYCCSGPNNTPATCKPSVYAALFKMACPRAYSYAYDDLTSTFTCTGADYTITFCPSIPTSPTALVNEQPSTMSGAPSPATSGFGSGSGPETKLIAGRKIK; encoded by the exons ATGGATCTGTTCAAACTTATTCTGGCTCTGCTTCTTCTATGTACAG GTACTTATGGAGCAACATTCACATTCGTAAACAAATGTGAGTACACGGTGTGGCCAGGCATTCTCGCAAGTGCAGGCACTCCCCCTCTCGAGACCACTGGTTTTGAGCTACCAGAACAAACTTCCCGGTCCTTCCAAGCTCCAACCGGCTGGTCTGGCAGGTTCTGGGGTCGAACTGGTTGCAAATTCAATGGAACAGGGCCTGGTTCATGCTCAACCGCAGATTGTGGCTCGGGTCAAGTAGAGTGCAATGGCGCTGGAGCTTCTCCACCTGCCACACTAGCTGAATTTACACTTGGCTCCGGTAGTCAGGGTAGTCAAGACTTTTATGACGTTAGCTTGGTTGATGGGTACAACGTGGCAATGATAGTCGAAGCGAGTGGTGGTTCAGGCATGTGTGCTGCAACCGGGTGTGTTACGGATATAAACCAGTATTGCCCGGCTGAGTTGAGAGTGAGCAATGGTGATGCATGTAAGAGTGCATGTGAAGCATTTGGAAAACCAGAGTATTGTTGCAGTGGTCCGAATAATACTCCAGCTACTTGCAAACCATCAGTTTACGCGGCTCTGTTTAAGATGGCTTGTCCGAGAGCTTATAGTTATGCTTATGATGATCTAACAAGTACGTTCACTTGCACGGGTGCTGATTACACTATTACGTTCTGCCCGTCCATTCCAACCTCACCAACAGCTCTTGTTAATGAACAGCCAAGTACAATGAGCGGTGCTCCAAGTCCTGCTACATCAGGGTTTGGATCTGGATCAGGACCTGAAACTAAGCTGATAGCAGGCAGGAAGATCAAGTGA
- the LOC141717970 gene encoding uncharacterized protein LOC141717970, translated as MPLNTKHCWNATNIPTVIGESNSFGDWLQLVFSQINLKSIQMSNMVCWMLWKNRNDLVWNLTFLVVSEVLNTTLSVLNQWRFVKDKTFDHTLGLLNLEDGRTKWQAPSMNRVKVNTDAVLFDNPSRYCHAQVVRDHNGKLVEAMSHCYLGSVSPELAEVIGIREALSWVKNASRNDVVVETDCLTLIRWIRSSYITMSYLGRVMEDRRRLLVGLQEQNVMLRFVKRSANSVVHYLARYNFSIADCTWILENAYSEFDYTVCIDSKQ; from the coding sequence atgccactcaacacaaAGCACTGCTGGAATGCAACTAATATCCCAACGGTTATAGGCGAATCCAACTCTTTTGGAGACTGGCTACAGTTAGTTTTTTCTCAGATAAATTTGAAGTCCATTCAAATGTCAAATATGGTTTGTTGGATGTTATGGAAGAATCGTAATGATTTAGTATGGAATCTGACTTTTTTGGTTGTTTCAGAGGTGTTAAACACGACATTATCTGTCCTTAACCAGTGGCGTTTTGTCAAGGACAAAACTTTTGATCATACTCTAGGTCTCTTAAACCTTGAAGATGGTCGAACTAAGTGGCAAGCTCCTTCAATGAACAGAGTTAAGGTTAATACCGATGCAGTTCTCTTTGACAACCCAAGTAGATACTGCCATGCTCAAGTTGTTCGTGATCATAATGGTAAGCTAGTGGAGGCCATGTCTCACTGTTACTTAGGCTCAGTTTCTCCGGAATTAGCAGAAGTCATAGGAATCCGAGAGGCACTCAGCTGGGTAAAGAATGCAAGCAGAAATGATGTGGTGGTCGAAACAGACTGTTTGACATTGATACGGTGGATTCGAAGTTCATATATCACCATGTCATATCTTGGACGCGTAATGGAAGATCGTAGACGATTGCTAGTTGGATTGCAAGAACAAAACGTAATGTTAAGATTTGTTAAAAGGTCTGCGAATAGCGTAGTTCACTATTTAGCGCGGTATAACTTTTCTATAGCTGATTGTACATGGATACTGGAGAATGCCTATTCTGAATTTGATTATACGGTGTGTATTGATTCGAAGCAATAG
- the LOC141717841 gene encoding secreted RxLR effector protein 78-like, translating into MAGFKIDISKAYDRLEWDFIRNMMVKFGFSELWIARTMKLITSVSYSFIRNGDVFGDITPHRGVRKGDPISPYIYIMCAEGLSSIIRRNEEVGVLHGCTVARGAPMISHLLFADDCYFFFRANKTEANAMKRILDRYEHISG; encoded by the coding sequence ATGGCTGGGTTTAAAATAGATATATCGAAAGCATACGACAGATTGGAGTGGGATTTTATTCGCAACATGATGGTTAAGTTTGGTTTTTCTGAATTGTGGATTGCAAGAACTATGAAACTGATTACCTCGGTTTCGTACAGTTTTATTCGGAATGGGGATGTTTTTGGAGATATTACACCTCATCGGGGAGTGCGGAAAGGGGATCCTATATCTCCCTATATTTACATTATGTGTGCAGAGGGGCTCAGTTCTATTATTAGACGGAATGAAGAGGTGGGTGTATTACATGGCTGTACTGTTGCTAGAGGTGCTCCTATGATATCACATTTGTTGTTTGCAGACGACTGTTATTTTTTCTTTCGTGCTAATAAGACAGAAGCTAATGCTATGAAGAGAATTTTAGATAGATATGAGCATATCTCGGGCTAG